From the genome of Oryza glaberrima chromosome 1, OglaRS2, whole genome shotgun sequence:
aaataatatcgtatcgtagGGGGCTGAAATTTCGGTTCAAAATTTCCAACCCTGATGGGGACTGAGGCAGATCGATCGCCCTTTCACGTgggtctccgccgccgccacaagccCGTAGCCCAACGACCTCCTCCCCAAAGCCGCCTACATCTCTTTCTTCCTGCTCTTCCACTCACTGTTGTGGTGTGCGACAAGGCCCTCAAGTCGGAGGTGGATTGAGCAAGGGAGCTTGGTGGAGTTCAAAGCGGAGGCAAAGCGGCGGGGCTACGCGGAGAGGTGGAGGCCCTCCGAGAGCTCGATCGCCGGATCAATTGGAGAATGCGAGCATGGGGCTGCATCGTTATCATGGAGGGCGGCGCTACCAATGACGGAGAAGGAGGTGGCGCAACGGGGCGGCGGCAGGGCAACAACGACAACGGCTACCCGACGTGGCGGAAGGCCATGCCAAGGGCCACTTTCCTTCCTTCTACCATGCCTTCTCCTCCGCTCTGCTCTTGGCCCGCTGAAGCCACCGATGGCCGTCCCCCCTAGACGAGCTAGTCGGTGTCATCGTTGTGTGCCTATGAGGGAAAGGAGAGGGaacaaagagaagaggagaggagaagaaatatgtgacactgatatgtgggtcacaCGTGCTTACTAAGCTAGTTAGTCCGGGTCAACGAGCTATATAAGTGAAAACCACTCTCAAAAACCGTCGAGTGAGTCAATTTAAACTAGTTTCAATAGTTTGAGGGTTAAGATATATACCTGTATTATGGTTGAGGGATACGAATTGAGGGAGTAACAGTGGACTTAATCCTGTCACATACAGGCATACACTGGGCTACCAGCCCACGGTTCGTATTCTCTTCGCTTTCACCAACCAGAAGAAGGGCCTAGGCCTCGGCCCACGTTTCACTGGGCCACCACCTCGcccaaaggaataagttcactttaggttccTCAATTTGTCGCGAGTCTCTTGAGTGCAAAATCAAATACCACGCATTCTTCAACTGATAAAACCGTGCAAACAATGTCCCTCGATAGTAATGTGTTctgttttggctgacgtgacaTCTACGTGGCTTTTTTGACTAAGTCTTCGTCCCAAGTGatattgacgtggcgcttacgtgacaatttgataagaaaataaaaataaaaaaccatggGACCACGTGTCAGTTCACACGCGCCGAGACAGTGGGCATCACCGGGCACCGCCCAAGTTGCCTCGGCCGCGGCCGGCGCAGCGCGTGCTCGGTCCGCACGCGCCCCTAGCTCCGCTCCGACGTTGCCGCTCCACCGCTGGCTCTTGCGCATCTCCCGAATCCACTCGTAGTGCATGTCCGcgagaccgatcgatcgatccaccgCGCGTACGTCGTTCGGGTAGGCAGGCAGAGGCAAGGTTTGTGGTGAGAGCGTACAGCTGCGTACGTGGTTAGCGCTAGCTTTGGCACAGCAGCAGGAGGAAGGCGCGCGCAGGTGCATGCATGagcaagaagaggagagaaggaggcggcggaggaagcggcggctgcGACCCGCCGGCCGTGACCGATGCGCTGTCCATGGACGGCGGCCTCCGCGAGGTGTCCCTCTCCGTCGTCTTCTCCGTCTggtgcctcctcttcctccttcgcTCCCAGTTCCTCCACAGCCAGACCGACCCTTCAGGTACGTACCCACGAACGATCCACCTCTCATGCTTATGGATCGATCGATGTCATAATGTCACCCTGGCTTTTGATTGATCGCTTCTTGATTTGTAGATTTCTACGACGACGTGGAGGACGGAATGCGTGAAAACTACTGCAAGGTAATGCCGCTGGAGGCCTACATTTTTCCGACCGAGTATAACGCCtccgcggccgcgccgacgtgccAGCCATCGTTGCACCCGCCGGATCAGCCGCAGCAGGAAACCGACCACCGGAGCCTGGAGCCCGAGCCGTTCAACACcacgaccggcggcggcaaatcgtcggcggaggcggcggcggcgctcgacgaGCTCAACGAGTTCCGGAGCCGGATCCTGCAGGGCAAGGCCGAGAACGGCCGCGTCcccgacggcgcggcgccggcggcccaCCGGCTGGAGCCGAGCGGCGCGGAGTACAACTACGCGGCGGCGTCCAAGGGCGCCAAGGTGCTCGCCCACAACAGGGAGGCCAAGGGCGCCGCCAACATCCTCGGCGGCGACAAGGACCGGTACCTGCGCAACCCGTGCTCCGCCGACGACAAGTTCGTCGACGTCGAGCTGTCGGAGGAGACGCTGGTGCGCACCATCGGCCTCGCCAACCTGGAGCACTACTCCTCCAACTTCAGGGACTTCGAGCTGTACGGCAGCCCGAGCTACCCGGCGGAGGAGTGGGAGCTCCTCGGCCGCTTCACCGCCGAGAACGCCAAGCACGCGCAGCGCTTCGTGCTGCCGGACCCCAGGTGGACGCGctacctccgcctccgcctcgccacccACTACGGCTCCGGCTTCTACTGCATCCTCAGCTACCTCGAGGTGTACGGCATCGACGCCGTCGAGCAGATGCTGCAGGAGAtcatctccggcgccggcgctggcgccgacaccgacgcctccgccgccaccaaggccgaagagggcggcgacggcggcaccctCCGCGACGACACCGCGCAGGCCAACGCAAGGCTGGACGGCGTgggaggaggagtaggaggaggaggcgccgccggccggaacgacagcgccggcgacggcgcaggcgcGGGCGCCAAGAACAACGGGTCGAGGatgacggtggccggcgacgggaagccggcggcggcggggcggttcCACGGCGACGCCGTGCTCAAGATCATGATGCAGAAGATGCGGTCCCTGGAGCTGGGCCTCTCGACGCTGGAGGACTACACCAAGGCGCTCAACCACCGGTACGGCGCCAAGCTGCCCGACCTCCACACCGGCCTCTCCCAGACGGCCATGGCGCTCGACAAGATGAAGGCCGACGTCCGCGACCTCGTTGAGTGGAAGGGCAACGTGGTACAAAACCATCACCATTGATTGATTCCTGTAGCTTGTTGACGAGAGCTGAAACTTGTCATCATAAAATTAATCCACCAAATTTGCTTTGCcatttgttgttgttgatcaGGCCAAGGATCTCGGCGAGCTCAAGGAGTGGAGATCAGCCGTGTCCGGCAAGCTGGACGATCTCATCAGAGACAACGAGGACATGAGGCAAGCTCTCTGTCTCTCCAGCTGCGATTCTCCATTTGTTCGCAGAAGGCGCTACGGATTCTTGATGAGAATTGTTGTGTTGGGTGCAGGTCGAATGTCGAGGAGATGAGGAGCATCCAGGAGACGATGCAGAACAAGGAGCTGGCCGTGCTGTCCATCAGCCTCTTCTTCGCGTGCCTGGCGCTGTTCAAGCTGGCGTGCGACAGGGTGCTGTTCCTCTTCACcaggaagggggcggcggcggcggagaggatgTGCGGGGCGAGCAAGGGCTGGATCCTCGTACTGGCAAGCAGCAGCTTCACTACTTTCCTAGTGCTGCTATACAACTGAAGCCCACCCAACTCACCTTAGGAacagcttttcttttcttttttaccattTTTCTGCTAGCTTTGTCGCCACGTTCTCCTGTAGAGCTTGTCCCGGTTGATCTACATTAGGTTGTTGTTAGCCTGGCTGTTACCGAGGAAGTACTAGTGATTTGGAAATAAAAGTGCCGGTATTCAGGAAGACCCCGGTTCTATAAGTAAGATAATTAGATATTCATTGTTTAAAGCAAACTCTAACGAGCAATAGAACAGTACTGACGCTTTCATCGTTTCTAGCTGCACAACATGATGTATATGCCAACATCAACAGAAAAGCATTTTGAACAAGCGACAAACTTGAGTCTTGCAGTTTGAGATGGATTCAAGAgaacaaataaatgacaatttGACGGGTGGGGCAAGGTGCAATTTCAGTATTGCACATTACAGGACACCAAAATGGCAATCGAGAGATCGAGCAAATTATTGAAGCAGTGTTGCAACGATGTGCTCGTCTTGGCTGACATCCAGCACTAGAAAGACTTTCCATAAACAAAATTGTGAAAAGGCAGGAGGTATCTTTGTCATTTCGACAAGCATCAACTAACAGTGTATTTTATAAACCAGGTCTTAATCAGAACTCATCTAGACCTTATAGCCGGTTATGGTGAATCCTCTGCCAACAATCTCGCCTACGCAGAACCACGCATAAAGCTCAACTCCAAATAATGTCACAATTCCAAGGTCCTCTACCTTGAGCTCCTTTCTATTCTTCCATACCTGCTTGACACCATCAAATTCCTTCCAAAATGCCTCATAGCGGCCAGGCAAACTGAAGAAAACAACAGCCATATATATGTCATTGAGATCAGAGCTCCAAAGTAAACAAGCATAGTAACAAAGGCATATTCACAATGCAGAATCGATGACTTGTTCAAGAAAATATGGCAgacacccccctcccccccccccccccaaaaaaaaaaagggttaaaaGCACAATGCTCCATCCAAGTTGATACACATTCATAAATACATGCACAATTACTTTCCGTATCAGACCTTGCAACTTCTCCATCCAACAATCCACAACAAGCACGTGACTGGTCCCTATGCATATGCATCTAAGGGCTAACGCAACATCTTAATTAGTCATTCAAAGTTAAGAGTAAACAAATCCAGTTTACCCATTTTTTGTCAATCCGTTCATTTCCCTCATGATAGGTAAACATGGGCACCGGCAAATCACATAAGGTGTGTCCCATCCATCTCATTGTCTCATGCATGCACTTTGGACCAGCCTGGATTGATCAATATAGTTTCAACCTGGTGAGCCCTAATTCTAACATCACAGCAGAAGATGGTCAAGGTATACCATCTGCTACAATATTGGAGATAGTGCCTTGATTAAGAGCTctaatgaataaaaaaaaagggggaaacgacATACAAAATTCTAGTGCAAAAACGtgtgtaaaaataaaattaatagttGCTCCGGACCAACCTTAAAACACTTCAAGACCAATTTATAACACAAGAAGAAATTGCTCAGCCTTAATACAGACGTGATTGCTAGCCAGAATTATCAATCATGACTTGAAACATTGCAGACAAAATACTAACTAAATCGCATGTTATTGGTTGCACATCATGTCTACGACAAAGTTCTGTAAACCAGACTGATCGGTGGTCACTGACCAAGCCAGTTTGTTCTGTCATCAGCTCCCACAATGAACAAGACTACTCATCAAACCATGTACACAAACAAGGATTAGCAGCATTATACAGCAATCAGCAAAAACAATGTCCGTCATAATCATAAAGCAGGCTAATGTGCGGCCACTGGATTGGGATTCAACAAATTACTTTTCCATGATAAAGCCTAATATTTGCATCCATGATTGAATTGTTATCACTTGTTTGATTCTAAACACAGCTGGTTGCCAagtgcaaaagaaaagaagactgAGGCCCAGTAAAATATTCATCTTATCCTACAGATTTATGACAGAGCTGTACCTCTATAACATTCTCAGAGCAGACAATGGATTAATGTAGATTTTGTATTATACTTCATAGTAATTAGGTAGATCTCATAAAGTAAATTGGTAATAGCTTTTACTGCAATGTCTTTTCGGcggaaacaaacaaacaagaaatAATTTCAAGCATACTGAACAAACTGCTAATGTTATAACCACAGCAATATTGATAAAAGTTCATTTCTTAAATCATACAAAAAACATACCATTCCATTTTGTCATTATGTATCATTCAGAATAGATTTCACACAGTGTATTTGACTTCACACTTTTGCCTAACAGTAATGCATCATTCTATGTCTTCATGTACCATGGATCCAAGCAAAAATACAAAAGTAACAAGGAATATACAGCAAGAGCCTAACAGATCCTCTGATGGAAATCAGGTATATCATACTTATTGCACAGGTTTCTTTTGTTACAAAATTTCAAAACTGACAGATTATGTGTCTTACAGAACTCAGTGCCTGCATGACCAGATGAAATGCACTCttaataagtactccctccggttctttCTATATGACGCTGGCTAGTTAAAATACGTATAAATATGGATGTAGTAGTTCCAAAATTAGCAAATTAAGACTGTGCCTATCCTCTTTCACCAAATTATTGAGCATAGCAAATCTAACCAAAACAATGTAGCAGGTAGCGTATTTCAAGAGAGCATCACGCATCCCACAGACCAAAACATTAAAACAGACTCATAACACATGGTTACGAGCTCTCCGAAGTTTATACATGCAACAAGTTACATAAGCACAATTCATAAAGGGGGGAGCGTGTGAACAAATGGTCAACTCAAACGATTAAGATTTATAAAGTGCAGGTATGGAAGGGAGCTCTCAAACCCCTAATAGGTCATGACAACAACAAAAGCACAACCAGACTAccagacaaaagaaaaacatcgtCGAGCGAAATCTACTAACCACTTTGCAGGCTCACCCTGACTACCCAAATTGCAGACCATAAGCAGAGCAAGCCATACCAAATTCAGGTTAAACTAGAGTAATCGGAGGCACGATAATTTGGATAGCCACCAATTATTGGCACAATTATTGGCGAATTTTCGATCGTGCCAAGATACATTCGTCGGAACACCCAAGCCTGAACCACCCCCAATTGGCAACAGATCGCAACACACCGCCTACTACGAAACAGCGACCAAATGGAGCCGCATGAACAGCGGGCGGGGGCAAAAAAAATCCGGGGATCACCTGGCGAGGCGGGTGTAGAAGAGCTGCTTGGAGAGCTCCTGGCACTTCTCCACGGTGGGTGGCTGCACCACGTGCTGCTTGTTCTTCTCCATCACCTCCTTGTAGTAGGCGCACCCGTGCTTCGACACGAGCTCCGACGCCTGCGCCGCCTTGGACCGTAGCTGCGCTAGCCTCGACGCCATCGCCTGGATACACACCCACAcccaccaaccaaccaaacccaACACCACACACGCGGAATGAAAAGAGAGAAACCGAGTCAGATCGAGCGGTGGGAAGCAGATCTGGCCGCCCGCGCCGATCCGGGACTCGGAAGGGCCAGCGAGCGGCGGGCGGATCGgaggagctagggttttgggggggAGTGATTGCTACCGTGGTGAAGCGccgggaagaggagaggagaggagaggtcgcgAGGGGGATGGGGGATCCGGGGCGAGGttgaggtgaggaggaggaggacggcgagatGGGTGCGGGGggatgggaggagaggggaaaacggtgggtggggtggggtgggggtggacgGGAGGGTAGTTTCGTCCGTCTACTTGTTGGTTAGGGTTTTTCTTCGCCTCCCGGCTCACTGTGCAGCTGCGTCTTGTTATTGGACGCGCGTTGAGATCCGTGCTAGTAGATGATGGTGGGAGAAGGAGATGCGTTAGCATTCGTGAGTTCTTCGAAATAGGGTTTATGATTCCGACGAAATCTGACCGGATTTCACCAAATTTCGATGTTTCGAtgaggctcgaaagtagaaaccGTCTGAAATTTTAAGaagtttcatccaaattaaaatttgaatcgataaaaaaagaaaaaaatcaaataaaatcttataactacaatgatattcatagaacctattaggataaatttttttaaaaaaataatgtattgtGTGTATTTACTGAAACTTACATCACGAAATAAAAGagtaaagaattaaaaaaaacacttacaTGGGCCAAAAACGaccagaattaaaaaaaggaaaacacttgctgatcgaaatttcgatgattttgATCGGAATTTCGCCAAAACCGACCGGCTTTCAAGAACTTACCGGCAAACTcagggaatttgtattcaaattttggtttatgaaatttgttcggaatttACCGGTTTTTTACCGGATTTCGTAAAATTCCGAATTCCGCCAGTGCCCGAAACGGAAAGGActgtcggaatcgtaaaccctgctGATTGCTATACTAATTAGTATTTGCGTGATGTATATCTGTGAAGTAAGGTTATAATGTATGAACGTGTTTAAAGGCATATTGATATttaccaaaataaaagaaaaggaattatatatttacattgtgaaatgtaTAATCAACCGTTTCTTCGAGGTATCAAGGAAAAGCATGTATGCTTTCTTTGGATATGTGTTTTGACTAGTGAAGTGGCTAACAGATATGATTAGATATCCGCAacagttttttttgttgttgtttacaAAAATTGCTTACTTTCGTGGTGAAAGAGTCCAGGAGTATAAGCATGCGAAGAATCTTTTTTCCCACAAAAATATTCGTTAATTTATAAGAAAGCCACATTGCTCGTAGTTTTTTATGCTCTACAAAGGCTTCTTAAGAAATGGGACGTTGCAATGTATGTTCTAAAAGTGCATCTAGGAccctatttattttttatggttaaTGATAATTCGATTAGCGAGGATTAATGCTTGTGATTGAGAATGTGTGAAGGAATATTAGTCCGCCATGAGATGATGCTCGATGCAATATCCTTATGTGTGGAGTTTGATGAAAAGCGGCAAAAATTTATTAGTAAATTGTAAATTTTCATTTGATTGGATCAATAGGAAATCCATGCTATCAAGGCGATGTTGCATTGATATATAGGAATGAGAAAAGTGGTCAAAAGTTTTAGTTGAAGTGGTTCTCTTTCTTAGATTTGTGTATTGTTGTTTTACGGAGTTTTTTAAAAACAAGTTCGGAAATTTTCAAAGTGTATTTGCCTTCGATAAAGGGTATTGGTCTTTTTCGAAAATTTCCGAATGCACCTTGAAAATATCCGAAATGACGTGAACTTGCATAAATCAGTACCAATCTTTTTCGGAAGTTTCCGAATGAGTTTCGGGAATTTCTGAACTTTGTTGATTTGGCTGAATTAGGTTAGTGTTTTTGGAACTTTACAATTGACTTTGGAACTTTACAATTGACTTTGGAAAATTCCGAAGCTGTTAGTTGAAGCAAAATTAAGTACTggtttttttcgaaaatttctAAAGCTGTTATTTGGAGTAAAATTAAGTACTGGTCTTTTTCAGAAATTTCCGAAGGTACTTTCGGAAATATTGGAAGTGGTGTTGAACTTGAATTCCGGTCCTGATGTTTTCCGGAAATTTCCAAGGCGCTTCGGAAATATAGTTTTGTTTAATGAGAAAACATCAAGAAGTTAATGTCAAATCGAATCGTGCAGTGCGATCCACATGCTGGCACCTCGAGCTTCACTCACAATCCCAACAAAATCAAGAGAACACGTACGGTAAAAAGATGGGTAGTTTAATTATGAATCCGGAAAGCTGCGATAAAGCTACCATAACGACCTATCTTTTCCTCAAACTGACACTAATCACGTGGTCAAAAACAGTAAGGCCTGCAACAACATAAAACTTGTTCGGGTATAACCGTAGTTAAATTTAAATCTAAGAGACAGGTTAAAATGGCTTGATGTCATGTCATGccagtgttttttttcttcatcttgCCTTTAATTAACGTTGCTATCGCAGCTTTCGTCAGAGGGATTTGGTAATGCCAGTACTCACAGATTACAGCTGTAGCCTACTAACCAGCAAGCCATGCTTTGGTTAATTAGCAGCCAGTTCTTTACCCAAGTTGCCATCACGCAATGGCTTTTACTTACCTCCTTGCTAGAAACAAGGAACCTATCGTCACAATCTGTTGTCCCAGTGCACACGTTCTACAGGATTAGAGATCggagggagaaaaagaagagggatTGATCTCAACAAaactagtactacctccatattttcttaatcacgccgttaattttttatccaatgtcgttttatttaaaatatatatataattattatttattttattatgacttgatttgtcatcaaattgttctttaagcatgacataaatattttcatatttgcacaaaaattttaaataaagcgaatggtcaaacgttggtcgaaaagtcaaaggcgtcatatattaaaatacggagggagcaGTAGGAAAAATATTGAAAAGACAGCTGATAGCAATTAGCATGTTCATCAGGGCCACTCTTACCAACTTCCACCGTGTGTGTATATAGTGGAATAGTACCGCAAAGCTATGAAGTTAGTACTGATAAGATATATTATTCCCGATACTCCTGTCCAGATTGTACATAAAGGAGAAAGCGAAAAATAAAAACAGCCGAGTTAACGAGGCAACCCTACGCACTAATTTGATTTCCTCGGTGAACAAAATATTATGAAACAAAATGCGTAAGAAAATTAGTACgtagggcatgttcactttgcaGAGAAAAAAATTGGTATAGCCAAATATCGGCAATGGcaatatttggtaatttaaaatttggtaaggtttatttttgtacagactagaaaaaaatacttgTGCGTTGCAACATGTGTAAATAATTTTCATGACTGATAAAAACTCTCAATTTAAACGACAAACTGAAACAATAGCAAAACAAagtcaaaaatcatatataacaTTGAACTAGGTTGCACATGCTTCATGCATCATCAAATGAGGTTGATGCATTCCAGAAGTTTTTATAGCTTCACAATCGATCGGGTGGCTATTCCATAAGTTGACACATGTGCATTTTACTATATCTCAttgatcaaatattaaaattttagttattcagttagtaatttttttatatagacgAAAATCATTTGTAAAGTAACAAAATTGCTACATACATACCTTAAACAATGataaattcaaaagaaaaatattatgagGAGAGATatttggaagagaaaaaaagaggaaaaaagagaaaaggaggatAAAAGAGGAGATTGGAAGATGAGGGAGAGGGTCAGGATTATCGAgagaaaaaggataaaaataaaaaggaaaaagggaaagaaaaaatacACCGGTTGGGGGAGGGGCGTGCGAGGCGCCGAGTGGAGGCCCACATGATAGGGTGGCAGGATGATGTTGGGAGGTTGGGTTGTGTTGGGCTGatatatgtgtgtataataGTTATTCTAAACTCATATCGAATTGGATACAAACGATATATACTAACTGAAATACGGATGATGTATTGAAATTCCAGtgaaaacatctttaatttttataatagtatagaaGTAAACAGGTCCGTCGTAACAAAATAAAAGTGCACTAGGGTGATGTAACTCTTTTTGTTTTATAACCGGTACAATGTAATTAAATAGTGTCACCACCTTACTATATTCATAAATTTGTAACCGACTTAACAACGTCCATATACTCCTTTTGTTTTTACAATAACCCAATCATCAATGTAATTGCTAGTAATATCTTAAGCAACTTATTACATTTATTAGCTTACACTGATATATAATAAGCACCCAACATGTTATGGAACGATATGTAAAAAATTTTTCGGTGTTTCTCTTTATCCAATGGTCATAAAGAAACAACAACCAGCATAACAATATACTTACTTTTTGGAGCAAAACACAATGCCCAACTGGCTAGAGTTAAAACTTACAACCATTTCTCATTCGtggaaaaaatattatattttccATCGCTTAGCAATCTCCTTGGAGATGGCACACAAAACATGAATAGAAAACCCAAAAGGAaggatgacaaaaaaaaaacacacacacacacacaaaacacagagagagagagagagagagagagcgagaaaagaaaagaaaaaaccaattCTTTTGGTCTCTTCCCTCTCCGTTTGTCGTATCGAAGCCTTtgcccccaccacctcctcctctcctctcccttcctcccctcctccccatctcgctctcctccctcctctctcctctcctcgtctcctcttcctctccattCCATTggccattccattccattccaccCCCCATGAAACCCCAAaccctcgccggcctcgccgcgctcgcgtAGCGCACCCGCCCTTCTCCTCTCGCCGGTGGTCCGCCGCCAGCCTCCCCCCACCCGAtcccgccgcccccccccccccccccccccccgccttcACCCCGCCCACGCGGACGCATCCGATCCCGCCGCATCGCCGCGCGGGGGGGCACGATGAACGGGGAGGCGGTAGTACCCgagcccgccgcggcggcgtcgtccccgGCACAggcttcgccttcgccgcccgAGTGGAGGTTCTCGCAGGTGTTCGGCGAGCGCAGCGCTGGGGAGGAGGTCCAGGATGGTAAGACGATCCATCGCTTGTCCCCTCTCGG
Proteins encoded in this window:
- the LOC127770342 gene encoding SUN domain-containing protein 5-like, giving the protein MSKKRREGGGGGSGGCDPPAVTDALSMDGGLREVSLSVVFSVWCLLFLLRSQFLHSQTDPSDFYDDVEDGMRENYCKVMPLEAYIFPTEYNASAAAPTCQPSLHPPDQPQQETDHRSLEPEPFNTTTGGGKSSAEAAAALDELNEFRSRILQGKAENGRVPDGAAPAAHRLEPSGAEYNYAAASKGAKVLAHNREAKGAANILGGDKDRYLRNPCSADDKFVDVELSEETLVRTIGLANLEHYSSNFRDFELYGSPSYPAEEWELLGRFTAENAKHAQRFVLPDPRWTRYLRLRLATHYGSGFYCILSYLEVYGIDAVEQMLQEIISGAGAGADTDASAATKAEEGGDGGTLRDDTAQANARLDGVGGGVGGGGAAGRNDSAGDGAGAGAKNNGSRMTVAGDGKPAAAGRFHGDAVLKIMMQKMRSLELGLSTLEDYTKALNHRYGAKLPDLHTGLSQTAMALDKMKADVRDLVEWKGNVAKDLGELKEWRSAVSGKLDDLIRDNEDMRSNVEEMRSIQETMQNKELAVLSISLFFACLALFKLACDRVLFLFTRKGAAAAERMCGASKGWILVLASSSFTTFLVLLYN
- the LOC127770359 gene encoding uncharacterized protein LOC127770359, coding for MASRLAQLRSKAAQASELVSKHGCAYYKEVMEKNKQHVVQPPTVEKCQELSKQLFYTRLASLPGRYEAFWKEFDGVKQVWKNRKELKVEDLGIVTLFGVELYAWFCVGEIVGRGFTITGYKV